The following nucleotide sequence is from Paracrocinitomix mangrovi.
ATAATGAACATGCCAACTTGACCTACTAATTTCCACTAAAAATGGCTGGAACAATTCTTTGTCAAGTTGCTCGAAAATAGTGCCGGCACTTTTTTGAGAAACATTTGCTTCTGATGAATAACCACCATATACTACCGCCACTTTTCTTTTCATATTCGGTTCAATTTAGATATTAAAATAATGACATAAACTCATCATTGGACATTGGATAGGTAATATCAATCTTCCATTTCTTTTTGAAGAAAAACACTCCGGCCTTGATTGTTCCTTTAATGTTAAATTCAATTCCATCTCCTGTAAGTAATCCCCAGATACTAGAAAAAGCTGATCTTACAAAGTCACTGGCATCTCCAACCATTTTAAACTTATAACTTAACTCTGACTTACGCTTGATTTTCATTTTGTCTTCTACTCTAACCCAGCCAACTTTTTGTCCGGCAACATTGAGCAGCAAAGAAGATGGTTTAATCACTAAACCTATTTTATTTGGGTTTTTAATCACGATATCAAACCCAAGATGCATTCTTCCATTTACTCTTTCAACAGAAAAATTCTTCATTCCTGTCACTTCGGGTTCAGAAAATTCTACCGTTTCTGGTCCACTTTTAGCAAATGCCGATAAAGAAAGGAGAAGAAGAAGGTTAAGGATTAAATGTTTCATCTTTTACTTTTTTAATTCGGCGTAATTTCTAAAAAATAATGGAATTGTTTCTATTCCTTTATAAAAATTAAACAAACCGTAATGTTCGTTTGGTGAGTGGATTGCATCAGAACCCAAACCAAATCCGAATAAAACTGTCTTAATTCCTAACACACGCTCAAACATTGCAACTATTGGAATTGATCCTCCAGAACGAAGAGGCACTGGTACTTTACCAAAAGTCTCTTCCATTGCATTACTTGCGGCTTTATATTCAAT
It contains:
- a CDS encoding LEA type 2 family protein yields the protein MKHLILNLLLLLSLSAFAKSGPETVEFSEPEVTGMKNFSVERVNGRMHLGFDIVIKNPNKIGLVIKPSSLLLNVAGQKVGWVRVEDKMKIKRKSELSYKFKMVGDASDFVRSAFSSIWGLLTGDGIEFNIKGTIKAGVFFFKKKWKIDITYPMSNDEFMSLF